From one Streptomyces sp. NBC_01478 genomic stretch:
- a CDS encoding CoA transferase subunit A, whose translation MTDKTMTADEVVSRLASGMTLGIGGWGSRRKPMSLVRALLRTDITDLTLVSYGGPDVGMLVAAGRVRRLVAPFVTLDSIPLEPHYRAARERGAFELTEVDEGMFMWGLRAAANRLPFLPVRAGIGSDVMRVNPGLRTVTSPYEDGETFVAMPALRLDAALVHVNRADRLGNGQYLGPDPYFDDLFCEAADTAYVSCERIVDTAELTKEAPPQSLLVKRLHVTGVVEAPGGAHFTSCAPDHGRDEDFQRLYATTPWAEFSERFLSGDEADYRSAVRTWQEEQG comes from the coding sequence GTGACCGACAAGACGATGACCGCCGATGAGGTCGTCTCCCGGCTGGCGAGCGGCATGACCCTCGGCATCGGCGGCTGGGGCTCCCGGCGCAAGCCGATGTCGCTGGTCCGAGCGCTGTTACGGACCGACATCACCGATCTCACCCTGGTCTCGTACGGCGGCCCGGACGTCGGGATGCTGGTAGCGGCCGGCCGGGTCCGCCGACTGGTGGCCCCCTTCGTCACCCTCGACTCCATCCCGCTCGAACCGCACTACCGGGCGGCCCGCGAGCGCGGGGCGTTCGAGCTGACGGAGGTCGACGAGGGCATGTTCATGTGGGGCCTGCGCGCCGCCGCGAACCGGCTGCCGTTCCTGCCGGTGCGCGCGGGCATCGGCTCGGACGTGATGCGGGTCAACCCCGGTCTGCGGACGGTCACTTCGCCGTACGAGGACGGGGAGACGTTCGTCGCGATGCCCGCGCTGCGACTGGACGCGGCCCTGGTGCACGTCAACCGCGCCGACCGACTGGGCAACGGACAGTATCTGGGCCCCGACCCGTACTTCGACGACCTCTTCTGCGAGGCGGCGGACACGGCCTATGTCTCCTGCGAACGGATCGTGGACACGGCCGAGTTGACGAAGGAGGCACCACCGCAGTCCCTGCTCGTCAAGCGGCTGCACGTGACCGGGGTCGTCGAGGCGCCCGGCGGCGCCCACTTCACGTCGTGCGCTCCCGACCACGGCAGGGACGAGGACTTCCAGCGGCTGTACGCGACGACGCCGTGGGCGGAGTTCTCCGAGCGCTTCCTGTCCGGTGACGAGGCGGACTATCGGTCGGCAGTGCGCACCTGGCAGGAGGAGCAGGGATGA
- a CDS encoding acetyl-CoA C-acetyltransferase, which translates to MAEAYIVEAVRTPVGRRRGGLSGVHPADLGAHVLKALVERSGIDPAAVEDVVFGCLDTVGPQAGDIARTAWLAAGLPEEVPGVTVDRQCGSSQQAVHFAAQGVLSGTQDLVVAGGVQNMSLIPIAFASRQAAEPLGLTDGPFAGSEGWRARYGTQPVNQFAGAEMIAAKWGISRQDQEEFALRSHRRALRAIDEGRFERETVAYGAVAVDEGPRRDTSLEKMAGLKPVVDGGTITAACSSQVSDGAAAMLLASERAVREHGLTPRARVHHLSVRGEDPIRMLSAPIPATAHALKKTGLSIDAIDLVEINEAFAPVVLAWLKETGADPEKVNVNGGAIALGHPLGATGVKLMTTLLHELERTGGRFGLQTMCEGGGQANVTIIERL; encoded by the coding sequence ATGGCCGAGGCCTACATCGTCGAAGCGGTACGGACGCCCGTCGGGCGGCGCCGGGGAGGGCTGAGCGGGGTGCATCCCGCCGACCTCGGGGCGCATGTGCTGAAGGCGTTGGTGGAACGCTCGGGGATCGATCCCGCCGCCGTCGAGGACGTCGTCTTCGGGTGCCTGGACACGGTGGGGCCGCAGGCCGGGGACATCGCGCGGACCGCCTGGCTGGCGGCCGGGCTGCCCGAGGAGGTGCCGGGCGTGACGGTGGACCGGCAGTGCGGGTCCTCGCAGCAGGCCGTGCACTTCGCGGCGCAGGGCGTGCTGTCCGGCACCCAGGACCTGGTCGTCGCCGGGGGCGTCCAGAACATGTCGCTGATCCCCATCGCCTTCGCCTCCCGCCAGGCCGCCGAACCGCTCGGCCTCACCGACGGCCCCTTCGCGGGCAGCGAGGGCTGGCGCGCGCGGTACGGGACCCAGCCGGTGAACCAGTTCGCCGGAGCCGAGATGATCGCCGCGAAGTGGGGGATCAGCAGGCAGGACCAGGAGGAGTTCGCCCTCCGCTCGCACCGGCGGGCCCTGCGCGCCATCGACGAGGGCCGCTTCGAGCGGGAGACGGTCGCGTACGGCGCGGTCGCGGTCGACGAGGGCCCGCGCCGGGACACCTCCCTGGAGAAGATGGCCGGCCTGAAACCGGTCGTCGACGGCGGCACCATCACCGCCGCCTGCTCCTCCCAGGTCTCCGACGGCGCGGCGGCGATGCTGCTCGCCTCGGAACGGGCGGTGCGGGAACACGGGTTGACGCCCCGCGCCCGTGTCCACCATCTCTCCGTCCGCGGCGAGGACCCGATCCGCATGCTCTCGGCCCCCATCCCGGCCACCGCGCATGCCCTGAAGAAGACCGGCCTGTCCATCGACGCCATCGACCTCGTGGAGATCAACGAGGCCTTCGCGCCCGTCGTCCTCGCCTGGCTGAAGGAGACCGGCGCCGACCCGGAGAAAGTCAACGTCAACGGCGGCGCGATAGCCCTCGGCCACCCCCTCGGCGCGACCGGCGTCAAGCTCATGACCACCCTCCTGCACGAACTGGAGCGCACCGGCGGCCGGTTCGGCCTCCAGACGATGTGCGAGGGCGGCGGCCAGGCCAACGTGACGATCATCGAACGGCTCTGA
- a CDS encoding SDR family oxidoreductase — MDNHPADTSHDRPLAGRTVLVTGGTRGVGAGIARAFVEAGADVLTCARRPPEDPVKGTEFSPLDLRDPDAVREFFAALPRLDVLVNNAGGAPYRPLVDAEAERHARIIELNLLAPLTASLAAYAHLKRAKGSVVMIGSVSGSRPSPGSAAYGAAKAGLENLARSMAVEWAPDIRVNTLVVGMVRTELAHLHYGGEDAIDAVSRTVPLGRLADPSDVGAAAVFLASPAAAYISGASLLVHGGGERPAFLDAATANKGK; from the coding sequence GTGGACAACCACCCTGCGGACACCTCGCACGACCGCCCGCTCGCCGGCCGGACCGTCCTGGTCACCGGCGGCACCCGAGGCGTCGGCGCCGGTATCGCACGGGCCTTCGTCGAGGCCGGTGCGGACGTGCTGACCTGCGCGCGCCGACCGCCCGAGGACCCCGTCAAGGGAACCGAGTTCAGCCCCCTCGACCTGCGCGACCCGGACGCCGTGCGGGAGTTCTTCGCGGCCCTGCCCCGGCTCGACGTGCTCGTCAACAACGCGGGCGGCGCGCCGTACCGCCCCCTGGTCGACGCGGAGGCCGAACGGCACGCGCGGATCATCGAGTTGAACCTCCTCGCACCGCTCACCGCCTCCCTCGCCGCGTACGCACACCTCAAGCGGGCCAAGGGCTCGGTCGTCATGATCGGCAGCGTCAGCGGCAGCCGGCCCTCGCCCGGTTCGGCGGCGTACGGGGCGGCCAAGGCGGGCCTGGAGAACCTGGCCCGTTCGATGGCGGTGGAGTGGGCGCCGGACATCCGCGTCAACACCCTCGTCGTCGGCATGGTCCGCACGGAGCTGGCCCACCTCCACTACGGCGGCGAGGACGCGATCGACGCCGTCTCCCGCACCGTTCCGCTCGGCCGGCTCGCCGACCCCTCCGACGTCGGTGCGGCCGCGGTCTTCCTGGCCTCCCCCGCCGCCGCCTACATCAGCGGGGCGAGCCTGCTGGTCCACGGGGGCGGGGAGCGGCCGGCGTTCCTGGACGCGGCAACCGCCAACAAAGGGAAGTGA
- a CDS encoding NAD(P)H-dependent flavin oxidoreductase, translating to METALTRLVGVRHPIVQTGMGWVAGPRLVSATANAGALGILASATMGTDRLREAIREVKSRTREPFGVNLRADAADAGDRVRIMIEEGVRVASFALAPSAELIAELKEAGVVVIPSIGARRHAEKVAAWGADAVIVQGGEGGGHTGEVATTVLLPQVVDAVDIPVVAAGGFFDGRGLVAALAYGAAGVAMGTRFLLTSDSTVPDAVKAAYLAATVKDVTVTRAVDGLPHRMLRTELVDALENSGRTRTMFQAVRRAAGFRRLSGLTWRRMIRDGLAMKHGKDLTWSQVLLAANTPMLLKASMVDGRTDLGVMASGQVAGVIEDLPSCAELVARVMKEADEVLWTLVRADS from the coding sequence ATGGAGACCGCGCTGACCCGGCTGGTCGGGGTCCGGCATCCGATCGTGCAGACGGGCATGGGCTGGGTGGCGGGACCGCGTCTGGTGTCGGCCACGGCGAACGCGGGCGCGCTGGGCATCCTGGCCTCCGCGACCATGGGCACCGACCGACTGCGGGAGGCGATCCGCGAGGTCAAGTCCCGTACGCGGGAGCCGTTCGGGGTGAATCTGCGCGCGGACGCGGCCGACGCCGGCGACCGGGTGCGGATCATGATCGAGGAGGGTGTGCGGGTCGCGTCCTTCGCGCTCGCGCCGTCCGCCGAGCTGATCGCCGAGCTGAAGGAGGCGGGGGTGGTCGTGATCCCGTCGATCGGGGCGCGGCGGCACGCGGAGAAGGTCGCGGCCTGGGGGGCGGACGCGGTGATCGTGCAGGGCGGGGAGGGCGGCGGCCACACCGGGGAGGTGGCGACGACGGTGTTGTTGCCGCAGGTCGTGGACGCGGTGGACATACCGGTCGTGGCGGCCGGCGGCTTCTTCGACGGGCGGGGGCTGGTCGCCGCGCTGGCCTACGGGGCGGCGGGCGTCGCCATGGGCACCCGCTTCCTCCTCACCTCCGACTCGACGGTCCCGGACGCGGTGAAGGCGGCCTATCTGGCGGCGACGGTCAAGGACGTCACGGTCACGCGAGCGGTCGACGGCCTCCCGCACCGCATGCTCCGTACGGAACTGGTCGACGCCCTGGAGAACTCCGGCCGTACGAGAACCATGTTCCAGGCGGTACGCCGGGCGGCGGGTTTCCGCCGGCTGTCCGGCCTGACCTGGCGGCGCATGATCCGCGACGGTCTCGCCATGAAGCACGGCAAGGACCTGACCTGGAGCCAGGTCCTGCTGGCCGCGAACACGCCGATGCTGCTCAAGGCGTCGATGGTGGACGGCCGGACGGACCTCGGGGTGATGGCGTCCGGGCAGGTCGCCGGGGTGATCGAGGACCTGCCGTCGTGTGCGGAGCTGGTGGCGCGGGTGATGAAGGAGGCCGACGAGGTGCTGTGGACGCTGGTGCGGGCCGACTCCTGA
- a CDS encoding CoA-transferase subunit beta yields MTDVRWTEVSRSEYCVIACAEAWRGAGEILASPMGPIPSVGARLARLTFAPDLLLTDGEAMIVRPDGTPEGWLPYRQHLALVSGGRRHVMMGASQIDRYGNQNISCVGDWARPKRQLLGVRGAPINTLNNPTSYWIPRHSRRVFVEKVDMVCGVGYDRVAEHPGTARFHRIPRVVSDLGVFDFATPDRSMRLASLHPGVTVEQVREATGFELTIPDEVAPTREPTPEELRLIREVIDPADIRRREVAT; encoded by the coding sequence ATGACGGACGTACGGTGGACCGAGGTGTCGCGCTCCGAGTACTGCGTGATCGCCTGTGCCGAGGCCTGGCGCGGAGCCGGTGAGATCCTGGCCAGCCCGATGGGTCCGATCCCGTCCGTGGGCGCGCGGCTGGCCCGGCTCACCTTCGCGCCCGACCTGTTGCTGACCGACGGCGAGGCGATGATCGTCCGCCCCGACGGGACGCCGGAGGGCTGGTTGCCGTACCGGCAGCATCTGGCCCTGGTGTCCGGCGGGCGGCGGCACGTGATGATGGGCGCGAGCCAGATCGACCGGTACGGCAACCAGAACATCTCGTGCGTCGGCGACTGGGCGCGGCCGAAGCGGCAGTTGCTCGGGGTACGTGGAGCGCCGATCAACACGCTGAACAATCCGACGAGTTACTGGATACCCCGGCACTCGCGGCGGGTGTTCGTGGAGAAGGTCGACATGGTGTGCGGGGTGGGGTACGACCGGGTCGCCGAGCACCCGGGGACGGCCCGTTTCCACCGCATCCCCCGGGTCGTGTCCGATCTCGGTGTGTTCGACTTCGCGACCCCGGACCGCTCGATGCGGCTGGCCTCGCTGCATCCGGGGGTCACGGTGGAGCAGGTCAGGGAGGCGACCGGCTTCGAGCTGACGATCCCGGACGAGGTGGCGCCGACCCGTGAACCCACCCCGGAGGAGCTGCGGTTGATCCGCGAGGTCATCGACCCGGCGGACATCCGCCGCAGGGAGGTGGCCACCTGA
- a CDS encoding acyl-CoA dehydrogenase family protein, translating into MDLDFTPGQEAFRAEARAWLRAHVPASPLPSLETEEGFAAHRVWEAQLAADRWSVVSWPEEYGGRGVDLVRWLVFEEEYYAAGAPGRVGQNGINLLAPTLFDHGTREQRARVLPEMATGEVVWAQAWSEPEAGSDLASLTSRAVRTDGGWLLSGQKTWSSRAAFADRAFGLFRSEPDTPRPQQGLTYLMFDLRAPGVTVRPIGRLDGRPAFAELFLDEVFVPDEDVIGEPGQGWRVAMSTAGNERGLTLRSPGRFLAAADRLLNLWREQGSSEALRDRVADAVIGARAYQLFTYANASRFLDGESIGPESSLNKVFWSEYDIALHETALELLGEDGELADTDWAEGYVFSLAGPIYAGTNEIQRDIIAERLLGLPKGRR; encoded by the coding sequence ATGGACCTCGACTTCACGCCCGGCCAGGAGGCCTTCCGCGCCGAGGCCCGCGCCTGGCTGCGCGCGCATGTGCCGGCCTCCCCGCTCCCCTCCCTGGAGACCGAGGAGGGCTTCGCCGCGCACCGCGTCTGGGAAGCCCAACTGGCCGCGGACCGTTGGTCGGTGGTGTCCTGGCCCGAGGAGTACGGCGGCCGGGGCGTGGACCTCGTGCGGTGGCTGGTGTTCGAGGAGGAGTACTACGCGGCGGGCGCGCCGGGCCGGGTCGGTCAGAACGGCATCAACCTGCTCGCCCCGACCCTCTTCGACCACGGCACGCGGGAGCAACGCGCGCGTGTGCTGCCGGAGATGGCGACCGGTGAGGTGGTGTGGGCGCAGGCGTGGTCGGAGCCGGAGGCGGGTTCGGACCTGGCCTCGCTCACCTCGCGGGCGGTGCGCACGGACGGGGGCTGGCTGCTGAGCGGGCAGAAGACGTGGTCGTCGCGTGCGGCCTTCGCGGACCGCGCGTTCGGCCTGTTCCGCAGCGAGCCGGACACCCCCAGGCCCCAACAGGGCCTGACCTACCTGATGTTCGACCTGCGCGCGCCCGGTGTCACGGTGCGCCCGATCGGCCGCCTCGACGGCAGGCCGGCCTTCGCGGAGCTCTTCCTGGACGAGGTCTTCGTCCCCGACGAGGACGTGATCGGCGAGCCGGGCCAGGGCTGGCGGGTCGCCATGTCGACGGCGGGCAACGAACGCGGGCTCACCCTCCGCTCCCCCGGCCGCTTCCTCGCCGCCGCCGACCGTCTGCTCAACCTCTGGCGGGAGCAGGGCAGTTCGGAAGCGCTGCGCGACCGGGTGGCCGACGCCGTGATCGGTGCCCGCGCCTACCAGCTCTTCACCTACGCCAACGCCTCCCGCTTCCTCGACGGCGAGTCCATCGGCCCGGAGTCCAGCCTGAACAAGGTGTTCTGGTCCGAGTACGACATCGCCCTGCACGAGACGGCCCTCGAACTGCTGGGTGAGGATGGCGAGTTGGCGGACACCGACTGGGCCGAGGGCTACGTCTTCTCCCTCGCGGGCCCCATCTACGCCGGAACGAACGAGATCCAGCGCGACATCATCGCCGAGCGCCTGCTCGGCCTGCCGAAGGGACGCCGTTGA
- a CDS encoding TetR/AcrR family transcriptional regulator, with protein MPTKKKPPVTAAPARRRELLDTAAEVFAEQGYNATTVRKIADHAGMLAGSLYYHFDSKESMLEEILRTFLDELWSGYDTVLDAESSPRETLEALVTESFREIDRHRAAVAIYQKESKQLVAQERFAFLAESQRKFEKAWLSTLERGVAAQVFRADLDVRLTYRFVRDTVWVAASWYRPGGQHSAEEIARQYLSMVLDGIAVRT; from the coding sequence GTGCCGACCAAGAAGAAACCCCCGGTGACCGCCGCTCCGGCCCGCCGTCGTGAACTCCTCGACACGGCGGCCGAGGTTTTCGCCGAGCAGGGGTACAACGCCACCACCGTACGGAAGATCGCCGACCACGCGGGCATGCTCGCGGGCAGCCTCTACTACCACTTCGACTCCAAGGAATCGATGCTGGAGGAGATCCTGCGGACCTTCCTCGACGAGCTGTGGAGCGGCTACGACACCGTCCTGGACGCCGAGTCGAGTCCGCGCGAGACGCTGGAGGCCCTGGTCACCGAGTCGTTCCGGGAGATCGACCGGCACCGGGCCGCCGTCGCGATCTACCAGAAGGAGAGCAAGCAGTTGGTCGCGCAGGAGCGGTTCGCGTTCCTCGCCGAGTCGCAGCGCAAGTTCGAGAAGGCGTGGCTGTCCACGCTGGAGCGCGGGGTCGCCGCCCAGGTCTTCCGCGCCGACCTCGACGTCCGGCTCACCTACCGGTTCGTCCGCGACACGGTGTGGGTCGCCGCGTCCTGGTACCGGCCGGGTGGCCAGCACAGCGCGGAGGAGATCGCCCGGCAGTACCTGTCGATGGTGCTGGACGGGATCGCCGTACGCACGTAA
- the qcrB gene encoding cytochrome bc1 complex cytochrome b subunit: MNGGRSANGSVDGGRRAEPGKGEKIADWADGRLGLYAIAKSNMRKIFPDHWSFMLGEICLYSFVVLILTGIYLTLFFEPSGVEVIYHGSYTPLNGIPMTRAFESTLDISFDVRGGLLIRQIHHWAAVVFIAGMLIHMMRVFFTGAFRKPREMNWVFGWTLLFLGIITGLTGYSLPDDLLSGTGIRFADGAILSVPIVGTYMSMFLFGGEFPGHDIISRLFPIHVLLLPGIMLGLVVAHLILVFYHKHTQYPGAGRDEKSVVGSPLLPVYTAKAGGFFFLVFGVLAIMGGIASINPVWAFGPYRPDLVTTGAQPDWYLGFSEGLVRVMPGWEINAWGHTLELGVFIPFTLFPLILIALGVYPFVEAWITGDKREHHILDRPRNMPVRTGLGVAWLTLYGVLLIGGGNDVVATHLHLSINAITWFVRISFFVMPVLAFLVTKRVCLGLQRRDRDKVLHGRESGLIKMLPHGEYIEVHEPLAADERFRLTQHEQEPPYAIGALVDANGVERQVKGGQRVRARLAKAMFGPEARISKPTAEEYKELTSGEHHH, from the coding sequence GTGAACGGCGGCCGTTCGGCGAACGGGTCGGTGGACGGCGGTCGGCGCGCCGAGCCCGGCAAGGGCGAGAAGATCGCCGACTGGGCGGACGGACGGCTCGGGCTCTACGCGATCGCCAAGTCCAACATGCGCAAGATCTTCCCGGACCACTGGTCCTTCATGCTGGGCGAGATCTGCCTCTACAGCTTCGTCGTCCTGATCCTCACCGGCATCTATCTCACCCTGTTCTTCGAGCCGAGCGGCGTCGAGGTCATCTACCACGGTTCGTACACGCCGTTGAACGGCATCCCGATGACCAGGGCCTTCGAGTCCACCCTCGACATCAGCTTCGACGTGCGCGGCGGGCTGCTGATCCGGCAGATCCACCACTGGGCGGCCGTCGTCTTCATCGCCGGCATGCTCATCCACATGATGCGGGTGTTCTTCACCGGCGCGTTCCGCAAGCCGCGCGAGATGAACTGGGTGTTCGGCTGGACCCTGTTGTTCCTCGGCATCATCACCGGGCTGACCGGCTACTCGCTCCCCGACGACCTGCTGTCCGGCACCGGCATCCGCTTCGCGGACGGCGCGATCCTGTCCGTGCCGATCGTCGGCACCTACATGTCGATGTTCCTGTTCGGCGGGGAGTTCCCGGGGCACGACATCATCTCGCGGCTCTTCCCGATCCATGTCCTGCTGCTGCCGGGCATCATGCTGGGCCTGGTGGTCGCGCACCTGATTCTGGTCTTCTACCACAAGCACACGCAGTACCCCGGCGCCGGACGCGACGAGAAGAGCGTGGTCGGCAGCCCGCTCCTGCCCGTCTACACCGCCAAGGCTGGCGGCTTCTTCTTCCTCGTCTTCGGCGTCCTCGCGATCATGGGCGGGATCGCCAGCATCAACCCCGTCTGGGCCTTCGGACCGTACCGGCCGGACCTGGTGACGACCGGCGCCCAGCCCGACTGGTATCTCGGCTTCTCCGAGGGGCTGGTCCGGGTGATGCCGGGATGGGAGATCAACGCCTGGGGCCACACACTGGAGTTGGGCGTCTTCATCCCCTTCACGCTCTTCCCGCTGATCCTGATCGCCCTCGGCGTCTACCCGTTCGTCGAGGCCTGGATCACCGGCGACAAACGCGAACACCACATCCTGGACCGGCCGCGCAACATGCCCGTGCGCACCGGACTCGGGGTGGCCTGGCTGACCCTGTACGGAGTGCTGCTGATCGGCGGCGGCAACGACGTGGTGGCCACGCATCTGCATCTCTCCATCAACGCGATCACCTGGTTCGTGCGGATCTCCTTCTTCGTCATGCCGGTCCTCGCGTTCCTGGTCACCAAACGCGTCTGCCTCGGGCTCCAACGCCGGGACCGGGACAAGGTGTTGCACGGCCGCGAGTCCGGCCTCATCAAGATGCTGCCGCACGGCGAGTACATCGAGGTCCACGAACCCCTCGCGGCCGACGAGCGGTTCAGGCTCACCCAGCACGAGCAGGAGCCGCCGTACGCGATCGGAGCGCTCGTCGACGCGAACGGTGTCGAGCGGCAGGTCAAGGGCGGGCAGCGGGTACGGGCCCGGCTCGCCAAGGCGATGTTCGGGCCCGAGGCCCGCATCTCGAAGCCGACGGCGGAGGAGTACAAGGAACTCACGAGCGGCGAGCACCACCACTGA
- a CDS encoding SDR family oxidoreductase, with the protein MTGVESPAYVPGHGLLKGRTAVVTAAAGAGIGGATARRFLQEGARVFISDAHARRLKEYEAELAGEFGADAVAALPCDVTDEAQVQALFDAAVAAHGQLDVVVNNAGLGGTSDLVEMTDTQWSKVLDVTLNGTFRCTRAALRAMRGTGGGVIVNNASVVGWRAQAGQAHYAAAKAGVMALTRCAAIEAAAYGVRVNAVSPSLAMHPHLVKVTTPELLADLTAREAFGRYAEPWEVANVIVFLASDYSSYMTGEVVSVSSQHA; encoded by the coding sequence ATGACAGGCGTCGAGAGTCCGGCATACGTCCCCGGGCACGGGCTGCTGAAGGGGCGTACCGCCGTCGTCACCGCCGCCGCCGGCGCGGGCATCGGCGGGGCCACCGCGCGCCGCTTCCTCCAGGAGGGCGCGCGCGTGTTCATCAGCGACGCGCACGCGCGGCGGCTGAAGGAGTACGAGGCCGAGCTGGCCGGGGAGTTCGGCGCGGACGCGGTCGCCGCGCTGCCCTGCGACGTCACCGACGAGGCGCAGGTGCAGGCCCTGTTCGACGCGGCCGTCGCCGCGCACGGACAACTGGACGTCGTCGTCAACAACGCGGGCCTGGGCGGCACTTCGGACCTCGTCGAGATGACCGACACGCAGTGGTCGAAGGTGCTGGACGTGACCTTGAACGGCACCTTCCGCTGCACCCGGGCCGCCCTGCGCGCGATGCGCGGGACCGGCGGCGGGGTGATCGTCAACAACGCCTCCGTCGTCGGCTGGCGCGCCCAGGCCGGACAGGCGCACTATGCGGCGGCCAAGGCGGGCGTGATGGCGCTGACCCGCTGCGCGGCGATCGAGGCCGCCGCGTACGGGGTGCGGGTCAACGCGGTCTCGCCGAGCCTCGCCATGCACCCGCACCTCGTGAAGGTGACGACGCCCGAACTGCTGGCGGACCTCACCGCGCGCGAGGCCTTCGGGCGGTACGCCGAGCCCTGGGAGGTGGCCAACGTGATCGTGTTCCTGGCCTCGGACTACTCCTCGTACATGACGGGCGAGGTCGTCTCGGTGAGCAGCCAGCATGCGTAG
- a CDS encoding acyl-CoA dehydrogenase family protein, with translation MRFLLDPEQRAFADSLNAMLTAADTPSAVRSWSRGEHARGRALWRRVAGAGVFALAVPEAYEGLGLRPIELAVAFVELGRHAVPGPLVETVAAAALLTEPGLAKRLLPALASGEALATAAPAGSYALDGDVATTRLSWDGDGLRLAPGPDGPVRASLDPARRLTRLLPGGELLTAEPPLAHALTWARLATAAQALGVGLALLDRTVEYVGQRTQFGVPIGSFQAVKHQLADAKIALEFARPLVLGAALTMTEADVAAAKVTACEAAYRTARTALQLHGAIGYTAEYDLSLWLTKARALRGTWGGPGECRAAVLDGLSGGARRS, from the coding sequence ATGCGCTTCCTCCTCGACCCCGAACAGCGGGCGTTCGCCGACTCGTTGAACGCGATGCTGACGGCCGCGGACACTCCGTCGGCCGTACGGTCCTGGAGCCGCGGCGAGCATGCGAGGGGGCGCGCGCTGTGGCGCCGTGTCGCGGGGGCGGGGGTGTTCGCGCTGGCGGTGCCGGAGGCGTACGAGGGGCTGGGGCTCCGGCCGATCGAACTCGCGGTGGCGTTCGTGGAGTTGGGGCGGCACGCGGTTCCGGGACCGTTGGTGGAGACGGTCGCGGCGGCGGCGCTGCTGACCGAACCCGGGCTCGCCAAGCGCCTGTTGCCCGCGCTGGCGTCGGGCGAGGCACTGGCCACGGCGGCGCCCGCGGGGTCGTACGCGCTGGACGGTGACGTGGCGACGACCCGTCTGAGCTGGGACGGCGACGGGCTGCGTCTGGCTCCCGGGCCCGACGGACCGGTACGCGCGTCCCTCGACCCGGCCCGTCGTCTCACCCGCCTCCTCCCCGGTGGTGAACTCCTCACCGCGGAACCGCCGTTGGCGCACGCCCTCACCTGGGCCCGGCTCGCCACCGCCGCGCAGGCTCTCGGTGTCGGGCTCGCGTTGCTCGACAGAACGGTGGAGTACGTCGGGCAGCGCACCCAGTTCGGGGTGCCCATCGGCTCGTTCCAGGCGGTCAAGCATCAACTGGCCGATGCGAAGATCGCGTTGGAGTTCGCGCGTCCTCTGGTCCTCGGCGCCGCGCTCACCATGACGGAGGCGGACGTGGCCGCCGCGAAGGTCACGGCGTGCGAGGCGGCGTACCGGACCGCCCGGACGGCGCTGCAACTGCACGGGGCGATCGGCTACACCGCCGAGTACGACCTGTCGCTGTGGCTGACCAAGGCCCGTGCCCTGCGCGGGACTTGGGGCGGCCCGGGTGAGTGCCGGGCCGCCGTGCTCGACGGGCTCAGTGGTGGTGCTCGCCGCTCGTGA
- a CDS encoding enoyl-CoA hydratase family protein, with product MGVSTSSPENTGSPGNPAAGKGIVVVTVDYPPVNAVPVDGWFALADAVRAAGRDPGVRCVVLAAEGRGFNAGVDIKELQARGQSALVGVNRGCFEAFAAVYECEVPVVAAVQGFCVGGGIGLVGNADVIVASEDATFGLPELDRGALGAATHLARLVPQHLMRALYYTSRTATAAELHAHGSVWRVVPRAELLPSALELAAEIAAKDGELIRLAKSAINGIDPVDVRRSYRFEQGFTFEASVSGVADRVRDTFGRDGKEGGEQ from the coding sequence ATGGGTGTCTCCACCTCCTCCCCGGAAAACACGGGAAGCCCGGGAAATCCCGCCGCCGGCAAGGGAATCGTCGTCGTCACGGTCGACTACCCGCCGGTGAACGCAGTGCCGGTGGACGGCTGGTTCGCGCTGGCCGACGCCGTGCGCGCGGCCGGGCGTGACCCCGGCGTGCGCTGTGTGGTGCTGGCGGCCGAGGGTCGCGGATTCAACGCGGGCGTGGACATCAAGGAGCTACAGGCGCGCGGGCAGTCGGCCCTGGTCGGGGTGAACCGAGGCTGCTTCGAGGCGTTCGCGGCGGTGTACGAGTGCGAGGTGCCGGTGGTGGCGGCCGTGCAGGGCTTCTGTGTGGGCGGGGGCATCGGTCTGGTGGGGAACGCGGACGTGATCGTGGCGAGCGAGGACGCCACCTTCGGCCTGCCCGAGCTGGACCGGGGCGCGCTGGGCGCCGCCACGCATCTGGCCCGGCTGGTCCCGCAGCATCTGATGCGCGCGCTGTACTACACCTCGCGCACGGCGACGGCGGCGGAGCTGCACGCGCACGGCTCGGTGTGGCGGGTCGTCCCGCGCGCCGAACTGCTGCCGTCCGCCCTGGAGTTGGCGGCCGAGATAGCCGCGAAGGACGGCGAGCTGATCCGCCTCGCCAAGTCCGCGATCAACGGCATCGACCCCGTCGACGTCCGCCGCAGCTACCGCTTCGAGCAGGGGTTCACGTTCGAGGCGAGCGTCAGCGGGGTGGCCGACCGGGTGCGTGACACGTTCGGACGGGACGGAAAGGAGGGTGGTGAGCAGTGA